ACGGATGTtgaaatatgttattattttccAGTACTTACCTAGGGTTTTAAGAATTTATAGGTTTTATAGACAGGCTGAGAGCACTGAAGGCATCCTTACTCAACATATATGGGTAAATGTTTCATGTTGTTTCCTAATTTACCCGCTCGATGGTCAAGTAAGTTATAATTATCCTTTCCTACAAATTTCTTTTTCCACCTGTTGTCTCGAATCTTGTTTCTAAATGTTTAACCTAGGTTTGAATGATGAACTCGGCTTATGTTTTCTGTATATTTAACAACTTTTTTCTAAAACTTGTTTTGGGTTTGTTGTTCACATTCAAAAGCGTGTTACATGTGAACTTTAACGAAGTGCATGAGGCTTGACATATATTTAGAAGTATCATATGTAGTTTCCtgctaaattttttatgattgcaCATACAATTAGTTATATGTGAACCATGTCAATATGTTTACCCGTCTTTTTAGATACTTGGAGGCTTGTGCTATCTATTGGCTATTAATAGATTAACTGAATGTTGGCGTATAGCTGGAAACACTATCGTTTGCACGATGATAGTAGATACAACCGTTTTTGATTTTGTAATGCTTCAAAAGGTCATTCTCGCTGGTGTTTTGGAGAAAGATTTAATGACAAGGttcatgttttgttttaacTGGGGGTTGCAAACTATAAGGTTTGTGTATATAATTCATATGTACTTTGATTTTCTAGTGGTGGATTTTGGGGAATTGAAATTgagtataataattattacaCTGTTCAATAATTATGGATCTATCAAAACATGGAAATTTCCATATTGAGTGCAGCCTTTTTGGGAAACTAAATTGCAGTCTCATCAGTTTGTTTTCTTTGggtttttcaattcattcaaatgCAGATCCTTGGGTGGAAACTTCAATACAAGCACAGATGTTTGGGAAAATTTATTTGCAGTTTTCATATATCTGTTTGTGATATTCATCAATGTACTTGTGTTGGGAAATGTGCAGgttaatatttttctatgtCTTGTCTCTTAACTTATTTTGTCATATGATTAAGATCGATGGCgcattgaatttaatttcttttgtgaAACAGATCCTTTTGCTATCTGAGTCGAAGAGAAAAGTGGACATGAGAGTGAGGGTCCAAGAGATAGTTCGATCCAAGACCTTTAAAATGCTCTCCACAAATCGGCAAGAACAAATTAAGAGTCATTTGCAGTATGTATGGCAAGAAACTGGAGTTGTTGATGGGCAACATTTCCTCGATATCCTTCCTTCAGGCCTCCAAGAAGAGGTATTGAGAGAACTCTGCTTGGAAATGCTCAAGAAAGTGAGTTTCTTATCCTGCTATTGCCTGAAAGTGAAAAGTAgtaacataatataacatttcgAGTTATTAGAATACTGAatctttctaatttatttttcttggttttgttGCAGGTGTATGTGTTTAAAAGAAGATTCgatgaaaaaattttagaagaaatGTATTCCTATCTTAAACCAAAGTTTTACGCAGAAAGACATAGTATTGTTAGGAAAGACGATAGAATTAAGGAGATGCTCTTCATCAAACATGGCACAATACTATCCACCATGACTGCAAATGATAGTTCCTCTGAGGGTGAGGAATACCGTGATGGTGAATTTTGGGGTGAAGAAATTGCAATATCTTGTTTGCATCCTCATTGGAATTTGGAACCCATGTCAAAAGTAAATGTTATAGCTGCTACTAAAGTTCAAGCCTTTGCTCTAAAGTTAGATGATATCAAGAAGGCTTTAGAAAAAATCAGTAAGTTGCCTAACCGTTACTCAGAGCAGTGGAGAACTAAAAATGCTCGTATTATACAAAAAGCTTGGCGCACttgtaagaagaaaaagaaatgctccATCCTGGTACATTGAATTAATTATCCATCACCGTCTGTCATTTGAATCTTGTAAAACAAATGGGCTCCAATCACTAACattaaatttttgtcatttaactaGTTTGATTATAGAATCCCAAAAGCCGGACTGGAAAGCTGCAGTGTGGGTGCAGCAGCCATGGACAGCCCCTTGCAAATGAACGGGCTCCCACTCAGCGTATACGCACCGGAAACAGTCGGCTGCGTGGTGTTGGACAGGGAGGGACAATGCGCTGCAGCCACTTCAACAGGGGGGCTGATGAATAAAATGAGTAGGAGAATTGGCAACTCATCGCTTATCGGTGCGGCGGCGTGTGCAGTGTCTTGCACTGGAGAAGGGGAGGCCATTATACGTGGGACTATGGCTGTGATGGAATATGAGGGTCTGAAGCTGCAAGAGGCGGTGGatctttttataaaagaaaGGCTTGATGATGGACAGGCTGGGCTGATTGCGGAGTCTAAGAAAGGTGAGGTTGCATGTGGGTTCATTTCCTCGTAGCATTGTTTGGAAAAAGCTTTGCGTAGGTTGACATTCAGTATTCACGCCGATTCGTTTAAAGACAAGATAGAAGAGTCCATACAGCCCATGATGCTTCACATGCTCAGAGATATACTTCTGCATTCGAATGATTGTTATGGGATCTGATGGGTTGGCTTGACCAATAGCCTGTCTCAGTAATGGCTAAAACCCGTTTTATATTAGCTTAAACAGCATTCAATAAGGTTCAATAACTCTGATTGGATTTgtgttttaaaggttttttaCTTACCATTTGGTTTTTGGATAGAATTATAGCCTCTAATTATACTGctatttgaaatttgaacttAGATAAGGttattttcgttttttattAGAAGGCCAAAACACACGCCCCCCACACACCACCCCCCCCTTACTCATCATATATGGGTAAATGCTTCATGTTGTTTCCTAATTTACCCGCTTGATGGTCATGTAAGTTATACTTAATCTTTTCCACCTGTTATCTCGCATTTGGTTTCTAAGTATTTAACCTAGGTTTGAATGATGAACTTGGCTTATGGTATGTCTgtatctaacaattttttttcccctaaaataGTGACTTTTTTATACAATCAAAGTTCCCTCTTATATTGTTTTAGGCTTGTTCTTCACATTCAAAAGCATGTTACATGTGAACTTTAGCAGAGTGAATGAAGCTGGACAGTTGACATATATATAGAAGTATCATGGCAGTTTCCTcctaaattttataacattacaTTTACAATTAATCATTGCACATACAATTAGTTATATGTCAACTGTATGCATATACTTTTAAATAGCAGTTTACCTGTCTTTTTAGGTACTTGGACTTGATTCAATGTTGGCATATAGCTGGAACCACTATCATTTGCACTATGGTAGTAGATgcaacagtttttgattttggAATGTTTCAAGAGGTCATTCTCTCTGGTGTTTTGAAAAAAGATTTAATGGCAAAGTTCATGTTTTGTTATAACTGGGGCTTGCAGACTATAAGGTTTGTGTACATAATTCATGTCTACTTTGATTTTCTAGTGGTTGAGTTTTGGGGATTGAAATTGAGTATAATAATTAGACTGTTCAAAAACATGGAAATTTCCATATTGAGTgcgcctttttttttttttttttttttttgcagtcTCATCaatttgtttggtttgggtttttcaattaattcaatgcaGATCCTTGGGTGGAAACTTCAACACAAGTACAGATGTTTGGGAAAACTTATTTGTAGTTTTCATTAATCTGTTTTGCGTGATATTCATCACTGTACTCATGCTGGGAAAATTGCAggttaatatttttcaatgcCTTGTCTCTTAACTTATTTTGTCATATGCTTAAGATTGATGACGcattgaattttatttcttttgtgaaACAGATCCTTTTGCTTTCTAAGTACAGGAGATTAGTGGACATGAGATTGAAGGTCCAAGAGATAGTTCGATCCAAGACTTTTAAAATGCTCTCCACAAATCGGCGAGAACAAATTAAGAGTCATTTGCAGTATGTATGGCAAGAAACTGGAGTTGTTGATGGACAACATTTTCTTGATATTCTTCCTTCAGGCCTCCAAGAAGATGTATTGAGAGAACTTTGCTTAGAAATGCTTAAGAAAGTGAGTTTCTTACCCTGCTATCGCCTAAAAGTTAAAAGTAGTAACATAACACTTTGAATTCTTGTAATATCGACTCTTGCTAAttcatttttcttgattttgttgcAGGTGTATGTGTTTAAAAGATTCGAtgaacaaattttaaaagaaatttgtgACCATCTTAAGCCAGTGTTGTATGCAAAAGGACATTGTATTGTTAGAAAAGACGAGAGAATCAAGGCAATGTTCTTCATCATAGGCGGCACAGTACTATTTACTGTGACTGCGAGGGATAGTTACTTTGGGGCTGAGGAATACCGTGATGGTGAATTCTGGGGTGAAGAAATTGCAATATCTTGTTTGCATCCTCAATGGAATTGGGAACCCATGTCGAATGGAAAAGTTAGGGCAGCTACTGAAGTTCAAGCTTTTGCCCTAGAGTTGGATGACCTGAACAAGGctttagaaaaaattaagaagTTGCCCAACCTTTACTCGCTGCAGTGGAAAACTAAAAATGCTCGTATTATACAAATATCTTGGCACCgttataagaagaagaaaaaggagcTTCAAATTACCCTTAATGTGGAAGAAAATTCTTTACAATTCTCAAAGTCAAAACCCAAACTGCTCTTGGAGCAATTGGTCTAGACAAGATAGGAGAGTCCATACAATCTATGATGCTTCATGCGCACagaaatatatacacataaaaatcaatttttcaaaatttggatcGGATCAAACCAATTGGATCGATTAATAACCAATCTCATGTCAATCCAACAAATAGTTAAAGAAAAATAGTGTTGCCTTTTCCAACCTTACATAGATTATAAACTATCATTCTCATTCGGAGGAAGAAGCATAAGTTAAAGTTTAAACTCATTTTGGTATAGTTCATCAGTCGCTTCATGGGATCATATAGGATTTGTATTCTGTATTTATCCTACTTGTCATTTGGTTTTTGGATTGGGCTTTTCGATGtatgtttgtatttataattttatattttattgatatttgaattttcatattgtgtaaatttatttagaatatatgGAAAACTCGAGGGGGGTATAAGTAATTCAACTCGCTATGCGATtcattttggccaaaagactggTTCGTAAGTCAAagcctgcaaaaaaaaaaaaataataataatcaaaactaCCGACCTAAAATCGGCATTATCTTTCAAGGAAGTTGGTGAGCTGAATTCCCGAAAACATAATCGTTCTTCTTCTGCGTTTTTGGTGATGTAAGTTCGCTTCTGTTTTTCTGTgaaattattcttaaaattattctaatttatgTGTGGAACAATTTTCTCTTGGCCAAAAGTTATGCACCgagcaaaacccaaaaaaaaaaaaaaaatcaattcaattaccTTGGGTATAGGTATTTTATTAGTCATGTTTTTTTTCAGGTCTCAGGACTTGAAATCAGAGGAAGGTAATCATAGGTCATTTTATGAAGAAGCTAAAGGAAGTATACCTTCTGAGGAAGTAGGAGAGACACTCTTTGGGAAGTTCCAAAGAGGTGCACAATCTGATGTTGGTTTTAAACAGTTTAAAagccgaattaaatttaaggttTTGAGGTTTTTAAGGGAAACGGTTTACCCATCAATAAAGCCCTTGGAAAACTGGatttgtattatatttgatatgGCTGCGATCCCGTTGGATTTTTTGTTTCTCTACGTTCTTGTGGTTGATCATGATAACAAGTGTCTGGCATTTGACGTGAAATTGGGTATTTGGATTACTGTTCTCCAGCTCCTTTGGTATCTCTTTTACACCATCATTATAACTTTCATACAACATCCACACGGAAGAGTTGACTTCTCCATGTGGGGAGCTTCATACCTTGACCTGCCCATTCCGCTTCCACTGGTAAGGCACACTGACTCTTTGAACAGTCGTTTTTAAACAAATGGATGGAATGAATTGATCAAAGAATATTTCATGTTTGACGAATCACACATACAAGATACTGATGATATGATTCCCAAgttttgtttcaacttttattCTGAAGTGGTGTTGCTATTCATGGTTAATATATCTTTCACCATTTAGTGTTATTCAAATGCTTTATAATGCAAGttgtcttataattattattaatccaTTTGTTTTATATCATTCTAAGacttcttatatatataattatcccttataaactaaaaaatttaatgtgcTCTGTCCAGCTGGTAGTCAGGACTTTAATGACAGACCTGGATTTTTGGTATTTGATGAAGCTGGTGAAAGTCTTTGTGTTTCTGCGATGCCTGATAAGGGCAGTCAGAATCTATACAAAAGCTACATTGACGTTGGTCAAACTTTCAGAAGCTACATTGCACAAAGCTATATCCATTATTCTTCTTTACATTTACATGCTTGCTGCTCATGTAAGTTGAATAAatgtttatttgttgatttatcTGGTCAATTATTATCTTTTCGTACATTGACTTAAAATGCTTTACCAACTTCTTAATCTGGGAAAAGCTTAGTTTACTGTTTTTCAGTATTTGACTAGTTTTTTTGTGAAGTGATTTCTGTGTGTTTAAATGCTTTACCCAGGTCTTAGTGGTGGtacataattctttttttttttttttggaagttGTGGTTTGTGCTACAACTGAACATTCTCCTTAAATTGCTTCGGAAATTTGATCTGAAAgcatttaaacatatttaatcaACTTAGGTTAACAGCATGATTGAATCAAACGCAAATGCTTACTCAGATATACGTACACTTATGTTAGCTTGCTTATTCACGTATACATACActcacacatatacatatatccTCTGTTCATATCTGTTTGATCAAATACAATTGCTGGTGAGTTTAGGTATATGGAGCCTTATGGTATTTAATGGCCATCGAAAGAGAAACTGAATGCTGGAAGAAAGCCTGCAGAAATCATACTGAATGCAGTGATGAGTCTTTCTACTGCAGTGGCAAATTAAGAGACTACTCATTTCTGGATGGAACTTGCCCAACGAAAACACTATATAATACAATCTATGATTTTGGAATTTTTCATGATGCTCTTCAGTCTGGTATAGTTGAAGCGACTAATTTTCCACAGAAGTTTTTACATTGTTTTCTATGGGGCCTGCGAAATCTCAGGTTTGTGCATACTAGATTCTTTTCTTGTTGGTAGTACCATAATATGAGAATGTGGTCAGTGTATGAGGTCTATTGTATCAGCATATTTAGCTGTTACAGTGCATATAAACACCATTTGGCAATTCTCAGTGCACTGTCCAGGTGACTCAAACCTTGTTTTGTACTAATTTGAGGATATGGTCTGTGTATGAGTTCCATTGTATTAGCACATTCAGCTGTTACAGTACGTATAAACACTGTTTGGCAATTCTCAGCGCACTGCTCAGGTGAGACTTATATTAATGCTTACAGTGCACTGCCCTGGTGACCAACCTTCTTCCTGTTTACACTTAAGATTATTGCAATGagagaatgaaaatttaaaaattggtcATTCAATTAGAGAAAAGGGAAAGATgtgagaaagagaaaatgtaatagaTGTGATATTCTAGTCAATTGATTGGTACTCATTGATGTATAATTCTTATGACTGTGACTATTGTGAATGACTCTACTGACTTTTGGCTTCTCTGATGCATTAGCAAATCGAGGTCAATGACCTGTGGGCCTTTATGTATTTATCATggttcatattttattttgggaTGGTGAAACTTACAGTTTTTAACTCAGTTATTTTTAGTCTCTATATGAGTCCGGTTATcacttttttaacatttatggAAATTTGGTATGTACCCTGTAAATATGTTAGCTTCACACATATGAATCTTAGGATTCTAtgattaatttatgatatattacaGTTGGATGTAATTTTTATTGCAGTTGGTTTGGTCAGAACCTTCATACAAGTACTGATGTCTGGGAAAacttatttgttattttgattaCCATCACTAGCGCACTGTTGGTTGTCTTTTTCATAGGAAACTTTCAGGTTGccttcttttttccctttttgggTTGTTTCTTGTCTCCCAGTTATACATAAATGGTCAAGTTGAAGCACAAATTAACTTATTCGAATGCTTCTTCTGAAACAGTTATACTTGATGTTTGATATTGGGAGATCAAAGGACATGAGTCTTGAGACACTAAAGATGGGGGATTTGATGCTCTTACAAAAGCTCCCTAAGAATCTCCAACAACAGGTTAGGAAATATGAGCGATGCATATGGCGAAAGAACAAGGATGACGGTGTAGAATTTTTGTTTAGTAATCTTCCCAATGCTCTTTTACAGACCATTAATCGAGAGCTATGCTTGGAGCTACTCAAGAAAGTGAGTTCCTTTGTCTTTATATAATTGCTCACCTATTAGCCTGCGTGGAGTTAAAATCTTCTTCT
The genomic region above belongs to Mangifera indica cultivar Alphonso chromosome 15, CATAS_Mindica_2.1, whole genome shotgun sequence and contains:
- the LOC123198417 gene encoding cyclic nucleotide-gated ion channel 1-like, producing the protein MRLKVQEIVRSKTFKMLSTNRREQIKSHLQYVWQETGVVDGQHFLDILPSGLQEDVLRELCLEMLKKVYVFKRFDEQILKEICDHLKPVLYAKGHCIVRKDERIKAMFFIIGGTVLFTVTARDSYFGAEEYRDGEFWGEEIAISCLHPQWNWEPMSNGKVRAATEVQAFALELDDLNKALEKIKKLPNLYSLQWKTKNARIIQISWHRYKKKKKELQITLNVEENSLQFSKSKPKLLLEQLV
- the LOC123198080 gene encoding cyclic nucleotide-gated ion channel 1-like → MSQDLKSEEGNHRSFYEEAKGSIPSEEVGETLFGKFQRGAQSDVGFKQFKSRIKFKVLRFLRETVYPSIKPLENWICIIFDMAAIPLDFLFLYVLVVDHDNKCLAFDVKLGIWITVLQLLWYLFYTIIITFIQHPHGRVDFSMWGASYLDLPIPLPLLVVRTLMTDLDFWYLMKLVKVFVFLRCLIRAVRIYTKATLTLVKLSEATLHKAISIILLYIYMLAAHVYGALWYLMAIERETECWKKACRNHTECSDESFYCSGKLRDYSFLDGTCPTKTLYNTIYDFGIFHDALQSGIVEATNFPQKFLHCFLWGLRNLSWFGQNLHTSTDVWENLFVILITITSALLVVFFIGNFQLYLMFDIGRSKDMSLETLKMGDLMLLQKLPKNLQQQVRKYERCIWRKNKDDGVEFLFSNLPNALLQTINRELCLELLKKVQEFKMLNEERLEALCDNVKLVFYSQHTHIFQEGHPIDQMLFVVCGKVSSYTSKGITGFASTDHSRDDDNNISKKDHQVDCDFYGEELITWALDGHLSTSIPLSTRSVKALTNVEAFALMADDLKDVLLRDRYPEND